Part of the Roseobacter litoralis Och 149 genome, CAGGATGCAGCCCGAGGACCGGCGTTGCTTTGCGTTTTTCCATCCCGCCATGGGGGATGAACCGCTGATCTTCGTCGAAGTCGCGTTGACCAAAGGTGTGCCGCACTCCATCCAGCACCTCTTGTCAGACACACGCGAAGAACTGGCAGCGCATGACACGGATACGGCGGTGTTTTATTCGATTTCAAACTGTCAGCCGGGCCTTGCAGGAATTTCGTTTGGGAATTCGTTGATCAAGCAGGTTGTCGCGGATCTTGCGCGCGAGTTTCCACAGGTCCGTCAGTTTGTGACTTTGTCCCCGATCCCCGGTTTGAGGGCCTGGGCGGAGGGGGCGGGGTTGTCTTTGGCTGGTGATCCTGAAGAGGTCCGCTCCCTTGCGTCCTGTTACCTGACGCAGGTCAAACGCGCCGATGGATTGCCCCTTGATCCGGTGGCGCGATTTCATTTGGGAAATGGCGCCTATATCCACGCAGTCCATGCTGAAGCGGACACGTCGGAAAACGGGCTTCGGCAATCTGGGGGGGCAATGGTGAATTACTGCTACGATCTTGCACAAATCCCTCAGAACCACGAAAGCTTTGTGGGACAACAGCGCGTTGCCGCATCAAAGGATGTGGTAAATCTGGCGCAAAAGACACCGGTGCAACCGGCAGGAGACTGAGCATGGCAAACCCTCTTTATGACGCAGTTTTTGGGCAATACCACGGCGCTGAGACAGTGTTTCTGAGGCTGCCTGATGGCCAGACAATCAGCCATGGTGCGTTTGTGGCGATGGCGGGGCGGTTCGCAAATGTCATTTCCGACATTGGCCTGAAACCGGGCGACAGGCTCGCGGTCCAGGTCGAAAAGTCGCCACAAGCGCTTGCGGTCTATGCCGCTTGCGTGCGGGCAGGTGTCATATTTTTGCCCCTCAATACGGGGTACAGAGCAACAGAGCTTGCCTATTTTGTCGCAAACAGCGGTGCGCGCTTGTTGCTCTGCGACGACAGCAAACGCGGGGACCTCGCGGCCGTTGCTGCACAGGCAGACGCGCGATTGGAAACCCTGAACGCGGATGGCACAGGCAGTTTCACAGATATGGCCAAAGACATGTCCGAAGCCTTCGAAACGGTCGACCGGTCATCGGATGATC contains:
- a CDS encoding malonyl-CoA decarboxylase, which translates into the protein MRYFGDLISNVFDRRYSSFLAGQSDDRPINELCEALLGSRGEISGGSLARCVLERYGEMDASEKGAFFHYLCDGLGISPQEVFRALESYQAHPSRSTYKAFSAASEPRRQELIRRLNRIEDATRDLVAMRADLLAMMPNHPRLAPLDVDFKHLFASWFNLGFLMLRPINWNSPAAILEKIIAYEAVHMIESWEDLRRRMQPEDRRCFAFFHPAMGDEPLIFVEVALTKGVPHSIQHLLSDTREELAAHDTDTAVFYSISNCQPGLAGISFGNSLIKQVVADLAREFPQVRQFVTLSPIPGLRAWAEGAGLSLAGDPEEVRSLASCYLTQVKRADGLPLDPVARFHLGNGAYIHAVHAEADTSENGLRQSGGAMVNYCYDLAQIPQNHESFVGQQRVAASKDVVNLAQKTPVQPAGD